The Peromyscus eremicus chromosome 2, PerEre_H2_v1, whole genome shotgun sequence genome includes the window CCCAAATTGTTCTCCTTGGTAGCCTGAGGTCTGCACACAGGGCAGGCCCATCACCTCCTGCATAGGCCTGGCAAAGTGGGAGTCTGCAGGCTCACTGAATGGGTTCTCCACATGGGAACCAGGGGCAGAGGAAGGCCCACCTGCAGGCCCAGCCTCTGGACTCAGCAAGTAGGGGGCCTCGCCCTCCAGCCGGCAGTCACTGGTGGTGTTTGGGATGTTATCATCGGTGCTCTGACCTGCACTGAAGTTACTACCCCTGCTCTTGTTGAGAAAATTTGAAATACTAAAAGAGGTCTTATGTTCTAGATTATTTGTGACTTCCAAAATGTGGATGTCCCCGACCCTGTCCGTACTGGACTGAGGATCTGAGAAACTCCGATCGCTGCTCTCAGGGCTGAGGTCTATCTTCTCGGCACTGACCACCACTCCCTCCACTTCCACGGACTCGCTGCCCTCTGCTTGGGAGGTCACGTCGCTCACTTCGTCCTGCGGCTCGGGGGAGCTCAGGGGCTCAGACTTGACCACCACTCTCATGTGCTCCTTCTCCCCAAGGCCGACCTCAGGGTTCTCACACTGGAAACTGCCCTTCTCAGCTACAGCTTCTGGTTCAAAACTAGTCTCCACCTGAGTTGCTCGGGAGGCCATGTTGCCAGCACTGCCATCTGACTGGCTGGGCACCTGGGCATCTTCTTGGGCACCAAACGGCCGATCAAACAGCATAGCACTGTCTTCCTGGTTGTCAGCCATCCCATCGGGTTTAGGATTATCCACAATTTTCAGAGAATCTGGTGAAAAGAACTCTTCCCGAGAATGCACTCCGGAAGGGCCGCTCTCTGGAGTGACATCTGAAATGGCAGATTCATCCATGGAGGACCGGAGGCGTTGCCGGGCCCGCTCCTCCACAGACTGCTTGCGCTTGTGAAGGCGTCTCATGGGGAAGGGTGTCCGCTGCTCCAGGTTGCTGCGCATGGATGAGCTCATGGGGGCTGGCGGCTCCTCGCCGCTCTGGCTGGAACTGAGGGCTGAGCTCACAATG containing:
- the Zbtb5 gene encoding zinc finger and BTB domain-containing protein 5 isoform X1; amino-acid sequence: MTMDFPGHFEQIFQQLNYQRLHGQLCDCVIVVGNRHFKAHRSVLAACSTHFRALFSVAEGDQTMNMIQLDSEVVTAEAFAALIDMMYTSTLMLGESNVMDVLLAASHLHLNSVVKACKHYLTTRTLPMSPPGERVQEQSARMQRSFMLQQLGLSIVSSALSSSQSGEEPPAPMSSSMRSNLEQRTPFPMRRLHKRKQSVEERARQRLRSSMDESAISDVTPESGPSGVHSREEFFSPDSLKIVDNPKPDGMADNQEDSAMLFDRPFGAQEDAQVPSQSDGSAGNMASRATQVETSFEPEAVAEKGSFQCENPEVGLGEKEHMRVVVKSEPLSSPEPQDEVSDVTSQAEGSESVEVEGVVVSAEKIDLSPESSDRSFSDPQSSTDRVGDIHILEVTNNLEHKTSFSISNFLNKSRGSNFSAGQSTDDNIPNTTSDCRLEGEAPYLLSPEAGPAGGPSSAPGSHVENPFSEPADSHFARPMQEVMGLPCVQTSGYQGEQFGMDFSRSGLGLHSSFSRTMMASPRGGASNFPYYRRIAPKMPVVTSVRSSQIPENSASSQLMINGATSFENGHPSQPGPPQLTRASADVLSKCKKALSEHNVLVVEGARKYACKICCKTFLTLTDCKKHIRVHTGEKPYACLKCGKRFSQSSHLYKHSKTTCLRWQSSNLPSTLL
- the Zbtb5 gene encoding zinc finger and BTB domain-containing protein 5 isoform X2, which codes for MDFPGHFEQIFQQLNYQRLHGQLCDCVIVVGNRHFKAHRSVLAACSTHFRALFSVAEGDQTMNMIQLDSEVVTAEAFAALIDMMYTSTLMLGESNVMDVLLAASHLHLNSVVKACKHYLTTRTLPMSPPGERVQEQSARMQRSFMLQQLGLSIVSSALSSSQSGEEPPAPMSSSMRSNLEQRTPFPMRRLHKRKQSVEERARQRLRSSMDESAISDVTPESGPSGVHSREEFFSPDSLKIVDNPKPDGMADNQEDSAMLFDRPFGAQEDAQVPSQSDGSAGNMASRATQVETSFEPEAVAEKGSFQCENPEVGLGEKEHMRVVVKSEPLSSPEPQDEVSDVTSQAEGSESVEVEGVVVSAEKIDLSPESSDRSFSDPQSSTDRVGDIHILEVTNNLEHKTSFSISNFLNKSRGSNFSAGQSTDDNIPNTTSDCRLEGEAPYLLSPEAGPAGGPSSAPGSHVENPFSEPADSHFARPMQEVMGLPCVQTSGYQGEQFGMDFSRSGLGLHSSFSRTMMASPRGGASNFPYYRRIAPKMPVVTSVRSSQIPENSASSQLMINGATSFENGHPSQPGPPQLTRASADVLSKCKKALSEHNVLVVEGARKYACKICCKTFLTLTDCKKHIRVHTGEKPYACLKCGKRFSQSSHLYKHSKTTCLRWQSSNLPSTLL